In Pseudomonas rhizosphaerae, one DNA window encodes the following:
- the mdoH gene encoding glucans biosynthesis glucosyltransferase MdoH, with product MTNSPARPESLGEYLAQLPLGDAQRAELASCTSFTELHERLSGRPAHDAVLGAQNSVEQRLLLDSAAELEEAEMLGVDASGRLQLKATPPINRTLVIPEPWRTNVLVRVWRKLTGKASKPEPTSDKRELPKARWRWVGSMRRYILLVLMLGQTIVAGWYMKGIMPYQGWGMVNLDEVVRQPIMQTATQVLPYFLQTSILILFGILFCWVSAGFWTALMGFLELLTGRDKYRISGASAGNEPIEAGARTALVMPICNEDVTRVFAGLRATFESVKATGDLDRFDFFVLSDTNDPDIAVAEQQAWLQVCREAGGFGHIFYRRRRRRVKRKSGNLDDFCRRWGSEYRYMVVLDADSVMSGECLTSLVRLMEATPDAGIIQTAPKASGMDTLYARMQQFATRVYGPLFTAGLHFWQLGESHYWGHNAIIRMKPFIEHCALAPLPGKGAFAGAILSHDFVEAALMRRAGWGVWIAYDLPGSYEELPPNLLDELKRDRRWCHGNLMNFRLFLVKGMHPVHRAVFLTGVMSYLSAPLWFFFLVLSTALLAVNTLMEPTYFLAPRQLYPLWPQWHPDKAVALFSTTIVLLFLPKLLSIILIWAKGAKEYGGRFKVTLSMLLEMLFSMLLAPVRMLFHTRFVLAAFLGWAATWNSPQRDDDSTPWSEAIKRHGSQTLLGAAWAALVIWLNPSFLWWLTPIVGSLMLSIPVSVISSRTNLGVQAREDKLFLIPEEYDTPQELLSTDRYTQENRDNALKDGFVRAVVDPRQNALAYGLGTARHGKAAPIESMRAQWVHQALEGGPLKLDNNTRMSLLSDPVAISRLHEHVWADQNTAWLDAWRQSKQAERPAQPVQPLGVVPAAGLQNA from the coding sequence CAGCGGCCGCCTGCAGCTCAAGGCCACGCCACCGATCAACCGCACCCTGGTGATTCCCGAGCCGTGGCGCACCAACGTGCTGGTCCGGGTTTGGCGCAAGCTGACCGGCAAGGCCAGCAAGCCCGAGCCGACCAGTGACAAGCGTGAGCTGCCGAAGGCGCGCTGGCGCTGGGTCGGTTCGATGCGTCGCTACATCCTGCTGGTGCTGATGCTCGGCCAGACCATCGTCGCCGGCTGGTACATGAAAGGCATCATGCCGTACCAGGGCTGGGGCATGGTCAACCTCGACGAAGTGGTTCGTCAGCCGATCATGCAGACCGCCACCCAAGTGCTGCCGTATTTCCTGCAGACCAGCATCCTGATCCTCTTCGGTATCCTGTTCTGCTGGGTATCGGCGGGGTTCTGGACGGCGCTGATGGGCTTCCTCGAATTGCTCACCGGTCGCGACAAGTACCGCATTTCCGGTGCCAGCGCCGGCAATGAGCCGATCGAGGCAGGCGCGCGTACCGCGTTGGTCATGCCAATCTGCAACGAAGACGTGACCCGCGTTTTCGCGGGTCTACGGGCCACGTTCGAATCAGTCAAGGCGACCGGCGACCTGGATCGCTTCGATTTCTTCGTGCTCAGCGACACCAACGACCCCGACATCGCCGTTGCCGAGCAACAGGCCTGGCTGCAAGTGTGCCGCGAAGCCGGTGGCTTCGGGCACATCTTCTATCGCCGTCGTCGTCGTCGGGTCAAGCGCAAGAGCGGCAACCTCGACGACTTCTGCCGTCGCTGGGGCAGCGAGTACCGCTACATGGTCGTACTCGATGCGGACAGCGTGATGAGCGGCGAATGCCTGACCAGCCTGGTGCGCTTGATGGAAGCGACGCCGGACGCGGGCATCATCCAGACCGCGCCGAAGGCGTCGGGCATGGACACCCTGTATGCACGCATGCAGCAGTTCGCCACCCGCGTATACGGTCCGCTGTTCACGGCCGGTCTGCACTTCTGGCAGTTGGGCGAATCGCACTACTGGGGGCATAACGCGATTATCCGCATGAAGCCCTTCATCGAGCACTGCGCCCTGGCGCCGCTGCCGGGCAAAGGTGCCTTCGCCGGTGCGATCCTCTCCCACGACTTCGTCGAGGCGGCCCTGATGCGCCGTGCCGGCTGGGGCGTGTGGATTGCCTACGACCTGCCGGGCAGCTACGAAGAGTTGCCGCCCAACCTGCTCGACGAGCTCAAGCGCGATCGACGCTGGTGCCACGGCAACCTGATGAACTTCCGCCTGTTCCTGGTCAAGGGCATGCACCCGGTTCACCGGGCAGTGTTCCTGACCGGCGTGATGTCGTACCTGTCGGCACCGTTGTGGTTCTTCTTCCTGGTGCTGTCCACGGCCTTGCTGGCGGTGAACACGCTGATGGAGCCGACCTACTTCCTGGCGCCGCGACAGCTGTACCCATTGTGGCCGCAATGGCATCCGGACAAGGCGGTGGCGCTGTTCTCCACCACCATCGTGTTGCTGTTCCTGCCCAAGCTGTTGAGCATCATCCTGATCTGGGCCAAGGGCGCGAAGGAATACGGCGGCCGTTTCAAGGTCACCTTGTCGATGCTGCTGGAAATGTTGTTCTCGATGCTGCTGGCGCCGGTGCGCATGCTGTTCCACACCCGTTTCGTGCTCGCTGCGTTCCTGGGCTGGGCCGCCACCTGGAATTCGCCGCAACGTGACGACGACTCCACGCCGTGGAGCGAAGCGATCAAGCGTCATGGTTCGCAAACCTTGCTGGGCGCGGCCTGGGCTGCGCTGGTGATCTGGTTGAACCCCAGCTTCCTCTGGTGGCTGACGCCGATCGTGGGCTCGCTGATGCTGTCGATCCCGGTCTCGGTGATTTCCAGCCGGACCAACCTGGGTGTGCAGGCACGGGAAGACAAGTTGTTCCTGATTCCCGAGGAGTACGACACGCCGCAGGAACTGCTGTCCACCGATCGCTATACCCAGGAAAACCGCGACAATGCGCTCAAGGACGGTTTCGTTCGTGCGGTCGTCGATCCGCGTCAGAACGCCTTGGCCTATGGCCTGGGTACGGCGCGTCACGGCAAGGCCGCACCGATCGAGAGCATGCGTGCACAGTGGGTCCATCAGGCTTTGGAAGGTGGTCCGCTGAAGCTCGACAACAACACGCGCATGTCGCTGCTCAGCGATCCGGTGGCGATTTCGCGTCTGCACGAGCACGTCTGGGCCGATCAGAACACGGCCTGGCTGGATGCGTGGCGTCAGTCCAAGCAAGCGGAACGCCCGGCGCAGCCCGTGCAACCGCTCGGCGTGGTACCGGCGGCAGGCTTGCAGAACGCCTGA